The Cherax quadricarinatus isolate ZL_2023a chromosome 53, ASM3850222v1, whole genome shotgun sequence genome includes a region encoding these proteins:
- the LOC138854226 gene encoding cuticle protein 7-like, translating to MALKVFLIACILAVAAGEAPVHHSPPAYPAPSHYHKPHYPEEPPKYSFNYGVADHYGANFGHSETRDGYRTEGSYSVDLPDGRKQTVNYQDNGDGLEAVVNYEGEAQYPAHKPSYPAHPTYKPSYPSHPTPYPPPPPYE from the exons ATGGCACTCAAG GTTTTTCTCATTGCTTGCATTTTGGCCGTGGCGGCTGGTGAGGCTCCTGTTCACCATTCCCCACCAGCCTACCCAGCTCCATCTCACTACCACAAGCCGCACTACCCAGAG GAGCCTCCCAAATATTCCTTCAATTATGGTGTAGCGGACCACTACGGCGCAAACTTCGGTCACTCTGAGACCCGCGACGGCTACAGAACTGAAGGCAGTTACTCGGTGGACCTCCCCGATGGCCGCAAGCAGACCGTCAATTACCAGGACAACGGAGATGGTCTGGAGGCTGTGGTGAACTATGAGGGAGAAGCCCAGTACCCAGCACATAAGCCCTCGTACCCCGCCCACCCAACATACAAGCCATCATACCCTTCCCACCCAACACcctacccacctcccccaccatacGAGTAA
- the LOC138854225 gene encoding cuticle protein 7-like — translation MSLPVDMLYTDSMSEESLATADDSSETVIDNVSANRKLGSQRKKIIMKLKVFLIACILAVAAGEAPVHHSPPAYPAPSHYHKPHYPEEPPKYTFNYGVADHYGANFGHSETRDGYRTEGSYSVDLPDGRKQTVNYQDNGDGLEAVVNYEGEAQYPAHKPSYPAHPTYKPSYPSHPTPYPPPPHYE, via the exons ATGTCCCTGCCTGTAGACATGCTGTATACAGATAGCATGTCAGAAGAGTCATTAGCTACAGCTGATGACTCTTCTGA AACTGTTATAGACAATGTTTCCGCAAATCGTAAATTAGGAAGTCAGAGGAAGAAGATAATTATGAAActaaag gtCTTTCTTATTGCTTGCATTTTGGCCGTGGCGGCTGGTGAGGCTCCTGTTCACCATTCTCCACCAGCCTACCCAGCTCCATCTCACTACCACAAGCCGCACTACCCAGAG GAACCTCCCAAATACACCTTCAATTATGGTGTAGCGGACCACTACGGCGCAAACTTCGGTCACTCTGAGACCCGCGACGGCTACAGAACTGAAGGCAGTTACTCGGTGGACCTCCCCGATGGCCGCAAGCAGACCGTCAATTACCAGGACAACGGTGATGGTCTGGAGGCTGTGGTGAACTATGAGGGAGAAGCCCAGTACCCAGCACATAAACCCTCGTACCCCGCCCACCCAACATACAAGCCATCATACCCTTCCCACCCAACACCCTACCCACCTCCCCCACATTATGAGTAA